Proteins from one Comamonas flocculans genomic window:
- a CDS encoding Nif3-like dinuclear metal center hexameric protein — protein sequence MSIPREDLLARLDALLTPERFKDYGPNGLQVQGKAMVGRIVSGVTASRALIDAAIAVGADALFVHHGLFWRGQDGRVVGWMKERLQRLLAHDINLFAYHLPLDAHPELGNNAQLGQRLGWVADGHFGEQDLGCVGAADYADAAALAAPLRELLRRPVLVAGPEQARPIRRIAWCTGGAQGYFEAAIAAGADAFVTGEISEPQAHLARETGVVFIAAGHHATERYGAPAVAGHVARELGLEHRFIDIDNPA from the coding sequence ATGAGCATCCCGCGAGAAGATCTGCTGGCGCGCCTGGACGCGCTGCTCACGCCCGAACGTTTCAAGGACTACGGCCCCAACGGCCTGCAGGTGCAGGGCAAGGCCATGGTCGGGCGCATCGTCAGCGGCGTGACCGCCAGCCGCGCACTGATCGACGCCGCGATCGCCGTCGGCGCCGACGCGCTCTTCGTGCACCATGGCCTGTTCTGGCGTGGCCAGGACGGTCGCGTCGTCGGCTGGATGAAGGAGCGACTGCAGCGTCTGCTGGCGCACGACATCAACCTGTTTGCCTACCACCTGCCGCTGGATGCGCACCCCGAGCTGGGCAACAACGCGCAGCTTGGCCAGCGCCTGGGCTGGGTGGCCGACGGCCACTTCGGAGAGCAGGATCTGGGCTGCGTCGGTGCGGCCGACTATGCGGATGCTGCCGCGCTGGCGGCGCCCTTGCGCGAGCTGCTGCGGCGCCCGGTCCTTGTGGCAGGCCCCGAACAGGCGCGCCCGATACGGCGCATCGCCTGGTGCACCGGTGGCGCGCAAGGCTATTTCGAGGCCGCGATCGCCGCCGGCGCCGACGCTTTCGTGACCGGTGAAATTTCCGAGCCGCAGGCCCATCTGGCGCGGGAGACGGGCGTCGTCTTCATCGCCGCCGGCCACCATGCGACCGAGCGCTATGGCGCCCCTGCGGTCGCTGGCCACGTGGCCAGGGAACTGGGGCTGGAGCACCGTTTCATCGACATCGACAACCCGGCCTGA
- the pdxA gene encoding 4-hydroxythreonine-4-phosphate dehydrogenase PdxA, producing MLPVAITQGDPAGIGPEIVAKAFRDAPGALQGCFAVGDLATLRRAAACIVRAGEPPLPVALLQSLDEVAVLPPRCLPVWQLDHLHGPAVFGQVSAAAGRDAAACVDWAARAALRGELAALVTAPLHKEALSLAGMPYPGHTELLQALAAEHAGVPLGEMPVRMMLANEELRTVLVSIHVALREAIAAVTQAGVLQTLQITHAALSASLGRAPRIAVAGLNPHAGEGGLFGREELEQIAPAIGQARALGLDVQGPFAPDTVFMRARNAPDHAGEFDVVVAMYHDQGLIPVKYLGVEQGVNVTLGLPLVRTSPDHGTAFDIAGQGSANAASLVQAVRMAKALAGGP from the coding sequence ATGCTTCCCGTCGCCATCACCCAGGGGGATCCGGCCGGCATAGGCCCGGAAATCGTCGCCAAGGCCTTTCGCGATGCGCCCGGAGCGCTGCAGGGCTGCTTTGCGGTGGGCGACCTCGCCACCTTGCGCCGCGCCGCAGCCTGCATCGTGCGTGCGGGCGAGCCGCCACTGCCGGTGGCGCTGCTGCAGTCGCTGGATGAGGTGGCCGTGCTGCCGCCGCGCTGCCTGCCCGTGTGGCAACTCGATCATCTGCATGGACCGGCGGTCTTTGGCCAGGTGAGCGCGGCTGCGGGCCGCGACGCGGCGGCCTGCGTGGACTGGGCGGCGCGCGCGGCCCTGCGCGGCGAGCTCGCCGCGCTGGTGACCGCGCCGCTGCACAAGGAGGCGCTGTCGCTGGCCGGCATGCCCTATCCGGGGCATACCGAGCTGCTGCAGGCGCTGGCTGCCGAGCATGCAGGCGTGCCGCTGGGCGAGATGCCGGTGCGCATGATGCTGGCCAATGAAGAGCTGCGCACGGTGCTCGTGAGCATCCACGTCGCCTTGCGCGAGGCCATTGCGGCCGTCACCCAGGCCGGCGTGCTGCAGACGCTGCAAATCACGCATGCGGCGCTGTCGGCAAGTCTGGGCCGTGCGCCGCGCATTGCGGTGGCCGGGCTCAATCCCCATGCGGGCGAGGGTGGCTTGTTCGGACGCGAGGAGCTTGAGCAGATTGCGCCCGCCATCGGGCAGGCGCGCGCTCTCGGGCTGGATGTGCAGGGGCCGTTTGCGCCCGACACCGTCTTCATGCGCGCGCGCAATGCGCCGGACCATGCTGGCGAGTTCGACGTGGTGGTCGCGATGTACCACGACCAGGGACTGATCCCGGTGAAATACCTGGGCGTGGAGCAGGGCGTGAACGTGACCCTGGGCCTGCCGCTGGTGCGCACCAGTCCGGACCACGGCACCGCCTTCGACATCGCTGGGCAGGGCAGCGCCAACGCTGCCAGCCTGGTCCAGGCCGTGCGCATGGCCAAGGCGCTGGCCGGCGGCCCCTGA
- the mscL gene encoding large conductance mechanosensitive channel protein MscL yields the protein MGMLQEFKEFAVKGNAVDLAVGVIIGAAFSKIVDSIVGDLIMPLVGKATGGLDFSNYYIPLAGQAAGLTLEEAKKGGAVFAYGNFITILVNFIILAFIIFMMVKQINRLKKEAPPEPEQPAAPPEDIVLLREIRDSLKKG from the coding sequence ATGGGCATGTTGCAGGAGTTCAAGGAATTCGCCGTCAAGGGCAATGCCGTCGATCTGGCCGTCGGCGTGATCATCGGCGCGGCCTTCAGCAAGATCGTCGATTCCATCGTCGGTGACCTGATCATGCCGCTGGTCGGCAAGGCCACCGGCGGGCTGGATTTTTCCAACTACTACATCCCGCTGGCGGGACAGGCCGCCGGCCTGACGCTGGAAGAAGCGAAGAAAGGCGGCGCGGTCTTCGCCTACGGCAACTTCATCACCATCCTGGTGAACTTCATCATCCTGGCCTTCATCATTTTCATGATGGTCAAGCAGATCAATCGCCTGAAGAAGGAAGCCCCGCCCGAGCCCGAGCAGCCGGCAGCGCCGCCCGAGGACATCGTGCTGCTGCGTGAAATCCGCGACAGCCTGAAAAAAGGCTGA
- the petA gene encoding ubiquinol-cytochrome c reductase iron-sulfur subunit — protein sequence MSDTPIDSSKRNWLIATSCAGAVGGVATAVPFVSSFEPSEKAKAAGAPVEVDISALKEGEKITVEWRGKPVWILRRSKAEVEALAKHDGELADPESKRHPDEFTPPYARNEWRSIKPEILVVVGICPHLGCSPTDKFATGPQPSLPSDWAGGWLCPCHGSTFDLAGRVFKNKPSPDNLPVPPYMYLSDTRLLIGEDKKKA from the coding sequence ATGAGTGATACTCCGATCGATTCCAGCAAGCGCAACTGGCTGATCGCAACCAGTTGCGCCGGCGCGGTGGGCGGCGTGGCCACGGCCGTGCCCTTCGTGAGCAGCTTTGAGCCGTCCGAGAAGGCAAAGGCGGCTGGAGCGCCGGTGGAAGTGGACATTTCCGCACTCAAGGAAGGTGAGAAGATCACGGTGGAATGGCGCGGCAAGCCGGTGTGGATCCTGCGGCGCTCCAAGGCGGAGGTGGAAGCGCTGGCCAAGCACGACGGCGAGCTCGCGGACCCCGAGTCCAAGCGCCACCCGGACGAATTCACGCCGCCCTATGCGCGCAACGAATGGCGCTCGATCAAGCCCGAAATCCTGGTGGTGGTGGGCATCTGCCCGCACCTGGGTTGCTCGCCCACCGACAAGTTCGCCACCGGGCCGCAGCCTTCGCTGCCCAGCGACTGGGCGGGCGGCTGGCTCTGCCCCTGCCATGGCTCCACCTTCGACCTTGCCGGCCGCGTATTCAAGAACAAACCGTCTCCGGACAATCTGCCGGTGCCCCCGTACATGTACCTGTCGGACACCCGCTTGTTGATCGGTGAAGACAAGAAGAAGGCTTGA
- a CDS encoding cytochrome b yields the protein MAAYREFKQISPNASMGAKTMNWLENRFPTAFDAYKVHMSEYYAPKNFNFWYIFGSLALLVLVIQIVTGIFLVMHYKPDAAKAFESVEYIMRDVPWGWLIRYMHSTGASAFFVVVYLHMFRGLLYGSYRKPRELVWIFGCAIFLALMAEAFMGYLLPWGQMSYWGAQVIVNLFSAIPFIGPDLSIFIRGDYVVGDATLNRFFSFHVIAVPLVLLGLVVAHLLALHDVGSNNPDGIEIKGPGKAVDAQGHPLDGVPFHPYYTVHDIFGVSIFLFIFSAIVFLAPEFGGYFLEYNNFIPADPLKTPSHIAPVWYFTPFYSMLRAVTSEMMYALIACVVLGTAYGVFKARLAGLVKGAILVAGVVVIALMLAIDAKFWGVVAMGGAVVILFFLPWLDCSPARSIRYRPNWHKWLYALFVLVFFVLGYLGMLAPFPLGERISQVGTLFYFGFFLLMPWWSRLGTPKPVPERVKFVAH from the coding sequence ATGGCTGCCTATCGCGAATTCAAGCAGATCTCGCCCAATGCCTCCATGGGCGCGAAGACCATGAACTGGCTGGAAAACCGGTTCCCGACGGCCTTTGACGCCTACAAGGTGCACATGTCGGAGTATTACGCTCCGAAGAACTTCAACTTCTGGTACATCTTCGGCTCGCTGGCGCTGCTGGTGCTGGTAATCCAGATAGTCACCGGCATCTTCCTGGTGATGCACTACAAGCCCGACGCCGCCAAGGCCTTCGAGTCGGTCGAGTACATCATGCGCGACGTGCCCTGGGGCTGGCTGATCCGCTACATGCACTCCACGGGCGCCTCGGCCTTCTTCGTCGTCGTCTACCTGCACATGTTCCGCGGCCTCTTGTACGGCAGCTACCGCAAGCCGCGTGAGCTGGTCTGGATCTTCGGCTGCGCCATCTTCCTCGCGCTCATGGCCGAGGCCTTCATGGGCTATCTGCTGCCGTGGGGCCAGATGTCCTACTGGGGCGCGCAGGTGATCGTGAACCTGTTCTCCGCCATTCCCTTCATCGGACCGGACCTGTCCATCTTCATCCGCGGCGACTACGTGGTCGGTGACGCGACGCTCAACCGCTTCTTCAGCTTCCACGTCATCGCCGTGCCGCTCGTGCTGCTGGGCCTGGTGGTGGCGCACCTGCTGGCGCTGCACGACGTAGGCTCGAACAACCCCGACGGCATCGAGATCAAGGGCCCGGGCAAGGCGGTGGATGCGCAGGGTCACCCGCTCGATGGCGTGCCCTTCCATCCTTACTACACGGTGCACGACATCTTCGGTGTCTCCATCTTCCTGTTCATCTTCTCGGCCATCGTCTTCCTGGCGCCGGAGTTCGGCGGCTATTTCCTTGAATACAACAACTTCATCCCCGCCGATCCGCTGAAGACGCCTTCGCACATCGCTCCGGTCTGGTACTTCACGCCCTTCTATTCGATGCTGCGTGCCGTGACCAGCGAGATGATGTATGCGCTGATCGCCTGCGTGGTGCTGGGCACCGCCTACGGCGTGTTCAAGGCGCGCCTGGCCGGCCTGGTCAAGGGCGCCATCCTGGTGGCGGGCGTGGTGGTGATTGCGCTCATGCTGGCCATCGACGCCAAGTTCTGGGGCGTGGTGGCCATGGGCGGCGCCGTGGTGATCCTGTTCTTCCTGCCCTGGCTGGACTGCAGCCCGGCGCGCTCGATCCGCTACCGCCCGAACTGGCACAAGTGGCTCTACGCGCTGTTCGTCCTGGTGTTCTTCGTGCTGGGCTACCTTGGCATGCTGGCTCCCTTCCCGCTGGGTGAGCGCATTTCGCAGGTCGGCACCCTGTTCTATTTCGGCTTCTTCCTGCTCATGCCCTGGTGGAGCCGCCTGGGTACGCCCAAGCCGGTGCCCGAGCGCGTGAAATTTGTGGCGCACTGA
- a CDS encoding cytochrome c1: protein MKKIIFALIASLGLVGGVQASSGGFPLDKAPVNVADNVSLQRGARTFVNYCLSCHSAAFMRYNRLTDIGLTEQQIKDNLLITTDKVGETMKAAINPNEAKDWFGGNPPDLTVIARSRSGNGGTGADYLYTFLRTFYRDDTKATGWNNLVFPSVGMPHVLWQLQGERKALFDEMESHGEKVQKFKGWEQISAGTQSTVEFDQTVGDLVNYLQWMGEPAQNTRVRIGVWVLLFISVFILIAWRLNAAYWKDVK from the coding sequence ATGAAAAAAATCATCTTTGCCCTGATTGCAAGCCTTGGTCTGGTGGGCGGCGTACAGGCCTCCAGCGGCGGCTTTCCGCTGGACAAGGCGCCGGTCAACGTGGCGGACAACGTCTCGCTGCAGCGCGGTGCGCGCACCTTCGTCAATTACTGCCTGAGTTGCCACTCGGCAGCCTTCATGCGCTACAACCGTCTGACCGACATCGGCCTGACCGAGCAGCAGATCAAGGACAACCTCCTGATCACCACCGACAAGGTCGGCGAGACCATGAAGGCGGCGATCAACCCCAACGAGGCCAAGGACTGGTTTGGCGGCAACCCGCCCGATCTCACCGTGATCGCGCGTTCGCGTTCGGGCAATGGCGGCACCGGCGCCGATTACCTCTATACCTTCCTGCGCACCTTTTATCGCGACGACACCAAGGCCACGGGCTGGAACAACCTGGTGTTCCCCAGCGTGGGCATGCCGCATGTGCTCTGGCAGCTGCAGGGGGAACGCAAGGCGCTGTTCGACGAGATGGAGAGCCACGGCGAGAAGGTGCAGAAGTTCAAGGGCTGGGAGCAGATCTCGGCCGGAACGCAGTCGACGGTCGAGTTCGACCAGACCGTGGGCGATCTGGTCAACTACCTACAGTGGATGGGAGAACCCGCGCAAAACACCCGCGTGCGCATAGGCGTGTGGGTACTGCTTTTCATCTCGGTCTTCATCCTGATCGCGTGGCGTCTGAACGCTGCATACTGGAAGGACGTGAAGTAG
- a CDS encoding glutathione S-transferase N-terminal domain-containing protein, which produces MMVLYSGTTCPFSHRCRFVLFEKGMDFEIRDVDLFNKPEDISVMNPYGQVPILVERDLILYESNIINEYIDERFPHPQLMPGDPVDRARVRLFLLNFEKELFVHVNTLESRATKGNEKALEKARGHIRDRLTQLAPIFLKNKYMLGDGFSMLDVAIAPLLWRLDYYGIELSRNAAPLLKYAERVFSRPAYIEALTPSEKVMRK; this is translated from the coding sequence ATGATGGTGCTTTATTCGGGGACGACCTGCCCGTTCTCTCACCGTTGCCGTTTTGTCCTTTTTGAAAAGGGCATGGATTTCGAGATCCGGGATGTCGATCTGTTCAACAAACCCGAAGACATCAGCGTCATGAACCCGTACGGCCAGGTGCCGATCCTGGTCGAGCGCGACCTCATCCTGTACGAGTCGAACATCATCAACGAATACATCGACGAGCGCTTTCCGCACCCGCAGCTCATGCCGGGCGACCCGGTGGATCGCGCTCGCGTGCGCCTGTTCCTGCTCAATTTCGAGAAGGAGCTCTTCGTGCACGTGAACACGCTGGAATCGCGCGCCACCAAGGGCAACGAGAAGGCACTGGAGAAGGCGCGCGGTCACATCCGCGACCGCCTCACGCAGCTGGCGCCCATCTTCCTGAAGAACAAGTACATGCTGGGCGACGGCTTTTCCATGCTCGACGTGGCGATCGCGCCGCTGCTGTGGCGCCTGGACTACTACGGCATCGAGCTCTCGCGCAACGCGGCGCCGCTGCTCAAGTACGCCGAGCGCGTGTTCTCGCGTCCGGCCTACATCGAGGCCTTGACGCCTTCGGAAAAAGTCATGCGCAAGTAA
- a CDS encoding ClpXP protease specificity-enhancing factor — MSADPTGVSTRPYLIRALHEWCSDNGLTPYVVVQVDDSVHVPQEYVSRGEIVLNISDEATSALQISNEFIVFKARFGGKPRDISVPIGRVSAIYARENGQGMAFAVQDNAPPGLSAVPHEGAAAQEVRDTAPALQSVKAPPPAASKPDPDGPDTPTPKRRKPALKRVK, encoded by the coding sequence ATGAGCGCCGACCCCACGGGAGTTTCGACGCGCCCCTATCTGATACGGGCGCTGCATGAATGGTGTTCCGACAATGGGCTCACGCCCTACGTCGTGGTGCAGGTGGACGACAGCGTGCACGTGCCCCAGGAGTACGTCTCCCGCGGGGAGATCGTGCTCAACATCAGCGACGAAGCCACGAGCGCTTTGCAGATTTCCAACGAGTTCATCGTCTTCAAGGCGCGCTTCGGCGGCAAGCCGCGCGACATTTCCGTTCCCATTGGCCGGGTCAGCGCGATCTATGCGCGCGAGAACGGGCAGGGCATGGCGTTTGCGGTGCAAGACAATGCTCCTCCGGGCTTGTCTGCCGTGCCGCACGAAGGCGCTGCGGCCCAGGAGGTGCGCGACACGGCACCGGCCTTGCAGTCGGTCAAGGCGCCGCCTCCGGCGGCCTCCAAGCCGGATCCGGACGGCCCGGACACGCCCACGCCCAAGCGGCGCAAACCGGCGCTCAAGCGCGTGAAATAG
- a CDS encoding PQQ-dependent sugar dehydrogenase translates to MQFPKLGPILWLLLGATAAVAQINAGSLPATPSPPFKLTKVAQFDLPWRIASLPDGRMLVTEKPGRLFLTTPSGQKLQVTGVPPVFHQRQNGLLGVYLAPSHASDGAIYLTYSEPGQVRGTSSLALARATLRLGTGTARLQDLKVIWRDPIKGKGGQVGAAVAFSPDQKFLFLAAGDRQRMTPAQDPNQPLGKILRLTLDGKPAPGNPMEGKTGARSVPVIDPPRDTQAAKAAPVVRTHVFDGPNLTPSETWTSGHRTPYGLAFAPDGRLWVLEHGPRGGDELNLIEPGKNYGWPLVSYAVNYNGVPIASPDTRPDLAQPVIYWTPVFAPGNLMFYSGAMFPQWKGSAFASGLVSRALHRIEVHGASAQPAEHWTVGFRVRDVEQAPDGALWLIEDSHEGGLYRLTPK, encoded by the coding sequence ATGCAATTCCCGAAGCTCGGACCCATTCTCTGGTTGCTCCTGGGCGCAACGGCTGCGGTCGCGCAGATCAATGCCGGAAGTCTGCCCGCCACCCCATCACCGCCGTTCAAGCTCACCAAGGTTGCGCAGTTCGATCTGCCGTGGCGCATTGCCTCCCTGCCGGACGGGCGCATGCTGGTCACCGAGAAGCCCGGCAGGCTCTTCCTCACGACCCCGTCCGGGCAGAAGCTCCAAGTCACTGGCGTGCCGCCGGTGTTCCATCAACGCCAGAACGGCCTGCTCGGTGTCTATCTCGCACCGTCCCACGCGAGCGACGGGGCGATCTATCTGACCTATTCGGAGCCCGGACAGGTCCGGGGCACCTCGAGCCTGGCGCTCGCCCGCGCGACGCTCAGGCTCGGCACAGGCACCGCCAGGCTGCAAGACCTGAAGGTCATCTGGCGCGATCCGATCAAGGGCAAGGGAGGCCAGGTCGGCGCCGCCGTGGCCTTTTCACCCGACCAGAAGTTTCTCTTCCTCGCGGCCGGCGATCGGCAGCGCATGACCCCCGCCCAGGATCCGAACCAACCGCTCGGCAAAATCCTGCGGCTGACCCTGGACGGCAAGCCCGCACCAGGCAACCCCATGGAAGGCAAGACTGGCGCACGGTCGGTCCCCGTGATCGATCCGCCAAGAGACACCCAGGCCGCCAAGGCCGCACCGGTTGTGCGCACCCATGTCTTTGACGGTCCCAATCTGACGCCGTCCGAGACCTGGACCTCGGGCCATCGCACGCCCTACGGCCTCGCGTTCGCGCCGGACGGCCGCCTTTGGGTACTCGAGCACGGACCGCGTGGCGGCGACGAACTCAACCTGATCGAGCCGGGCAAGAACTATGGCTGGCCGCTGGTCTCCTACGCGGTGAACTACAACGGCGTGCCCATTGCAAGCCCCGACACGCGCCCCGATCTCGCCCAGCCCGTGATCTACTGGACGCCCGTTTTCGCGCCCGGCAACCTGATGTTCTACAGCGGCGCAATGTTTCCACAGTGGAAGGGTTCGGCGTTCGCATCCGGCCTCGTCAGCCGCGCGCTGCACCGCATCGAGGTGCACGGCGCGAGCGCGCAACCAGCCGAGCACTGGACGGTAGGCTTTCGCGTCCGCGACGTCGAGCAGGCGCCCGATGGTGCCCTGTGGTTGATCGAAGACAGCCACGAGGGCGGCTTGTATCGGCTCACGCCAAAGTGA
- a CDS encoding M23 family metallopeptidase: MHLIITDLHATRSRVLNVGWTHVLAAMAALVLLGAALMWLALQAESLPAAMAERTAVLWPAPDRVLERQERAARASLDAMARKLGEMQARLMQLESLDERVRGLAGLPPVKWEPVPGQGGILLDDRPLSMQEFDDMLTALVQRTDARHDRMLTIESRLVDQQARTTLVPSMLPVAGRPVGSPFGTRIDPINGHVARHTGLDFPAPSGTAITAAAGGVVVTQQFHREYGNMVEISHGNGLITRYAHASRVLVKKGDLVRQGQKIAEVGATGRVTGAHLHFEVLKDGVWQNPSSFLFAGEGKSPVQMVAGREHSVEPGQQ; this comes from the coding sequence GTGCACCTGATCATTACCGACCTTCATGCGACCAGGAGTCGTGTGCTCAACGTGGGCTGGACGCATGTGCTGGCCGCGATGGCGGCGCTGGTCCTTCTGGGCGCGGCCCTGATGTGGCTGGCGCTGCAGGCGGAAAGCCTGCCCGCCGCCATGGCCGAACGCACCGCCGTGCTCTGGCCTGCGCCGGACCGCGTGCTCGAGCGCCAGGAGCGCGCAGCCCGCGCCAGCCTGGACGCGATGGCGCGCAAACTCGGCGAGATGCAGGCGCGGCTGATGCAACTCGAGTCGCTGGACGAGCGCGTTCGCGGCCTGGCGGGCCTGCCGCCCGTCAAATGGGAGCCGGTGCCGGGGCAGGGCGGCATCCTGCTGGACGACAGGCCGCTGAGCATGCAGGAGTTCGACGACATGCTCACCGCGCTGGTACAGCGCACCGACGCCCGGCACGACCGCATGCTGACCATTGAATCGCGCCTGGTGGATCAGCAGGCGCGCACCACGCTGGTTCCGTCGATGCTGCCGGTGGCCGGGCGCCCCGTGGGTTCACCCTTTGGCACCCGCATCGACCCGATCAACGGCCATGTCGCACGCCACACCGGCCTTGATTTTCCGGCGCCCTCGGGCACCGCCATCACCGCGGCCGCGGGGGGCGTGGTGGTCACGCAGCAGTTTCACCGCGAATACGGCAACATGGTGGAGATCAGCCACGGCAATGGCCTCATCACCCGCTACGCCCACGCCTCCAGGGTGCTCGTCAAGAAGGGCGATCTCGTGCGCCAGGGGCAGAAGATCGCCGAGGTCGGCGCCACTGGCCGCGTGACCGGGGCGCACCTGCATTTCGAGGTGCTCAAGGATGGCGTCTGGCAGAACCCCAGCAGCTTCCTGTTTGCCGGCGAAGGCAAGTCGCCCGTGCAGATGGTCGCCGGGCGCGAACACAGTGTCGAGCCCGGGCAACAGTAA